Genomic window (Spirosoma sp. KCTC 42546):
CTAAAGGTGAGTTTGGGTTAAAGCCTTTATAGGTCTGCTCGTAATTCTTTTCCTGTAAAATAACCGCATTTTCGCGTCGGGCTACATCCAGGTTGCTTTGGGTCCTGTGGAGCCCCAGTGTGTAAGTTTCGGTACCATAGACCCGGCTGCTTGACGGGCTGGCGTTACAATGAATGGAGATGAACAGATCGGCTCGGTTCCGGTTAGCAATAGCCCCCCGTTCATATAAATCAACAAAATGATCGGATGAACGCGTATAAATAACCCGAACATTTGGATGGTTCTCCTTAATTTTCCGCCCTAATTGCAGAATTAACTCCAGATTAATCGTTTTTTCTTTGGCGTAACGACCATGCGTACCAGGATCTTTGCCGCCGTGGCCCGCATCGAGTACAATCGTACGGAGTTGATTAGGAGCATTTTCAGCCGGTGCGGTTGTTTCAGTATCTTGCGATCCACCCCGACGCACGGTGTCCTGCGTTAGATCAGACAATAGCAAATTAGGTGTGGTTAAGGCCAGTAAAGGAACTACTGCCAAAACCAAAGTTGTCATTATTCCGGGAGCCGGCAGGTTCATGGGTTTAATAATTTTTAACAGCCTAAATCGTTTCAAACCGGTAGTAGGATAACTTGTTCGTGGATACCTTTGTATGCCATAGACTTAACGGACTTTTGGCAAATATAATTTTTTTAATAACCCTGAAAAAAGCATACTTTATTTTGTGGTTCTCACGCACACGACCAATATGTATAAAGGCTGCTCTCAGCCTTGTCTGCCTATTCTGGACGTTTAATGCGTTGGGGCAGGCTAAACCGTCAACCCGGAAGAGAACTAAACCATCAGTAACAACCGCTCCGAGTTCACAAACCACCCCTGCGGCAGTTCCTCAGGAAAGTGACCTGGAACGGGAGCTTAATCAAAAATATTCAGCCCCTAACCGCCTTAGCCCTACTCCATACAATCGGAATACGGTACCAACTGCTATTGGAAACGACACAACACGACGTCAACAGGCCATTTCTTCCGGTGATTCCGTTCGATTCTCGCCCCTAAAGTTGATTCAGGTTTCGGAATTGACTCCTAAGGGTATTCAGCCGGTTCAGGTACAATGGCCTATGCTATTAAGCAATATAGTTCAGCCCCCTACCTCGTTATTTATCAATGTCGATTCGTCACGGGTCGTTCTGGCCGATTCCATGCAACGGGAATCCACCCAAACAATTCAGGCCACACAATTACAGCCTAAGCGAATAAAGGTTACTTCTACACCATTACGCCCACTATCAACAGCACTTGTTCATTCCCCAAAGCCGATCCTAATTCGCCCGAATCCGATACGAATTGCAGCCCGGGATTCAGTACAAAAGGCACCTGTCGCTCCGATTAAAAAGCCAGCTATTACCCAGTTAGCGCCAAAATCAATTCCATCGGGTAAAGTGCAACCAGGTCTTGTTTCTCCCAACATAGTCCGGGCGGAAAGTGTAGTACGGCAGAACCAATCCAAAGTAAACTCGACCAGACAAAGCCAAGCCAAACCAACCCGCCCAGCCAGTCTTACCGCGGGCAAACCAGCCATTCCGGCCGATTCGGCTCAGGTTGCCAGTAATGACACTGTCCGGACCGATTCGCTACAGGCACCCGATGCTTTTAAAACAACCGTCAACTATCAGGCCAAAGACTCAACTATTTATGCCGCAGATGGACAGACCGTTGAATTGTTCGGTGATGCCAGTGTGATCTATGGCGATATTTCACTCAAAGCTGACTATATCCGGCTGAATTACCTAACGAATGAGGTCTACGCGAAAGGTCGCTACGATTCAACAGCCAAAAAACTGATTGGTCGGCCTGTTTTTCAGGATGGCGAAGGGAAGTATGATGCCAAGGAGATTCGGTATAATTTCCAGTCCAGAAAAGGTCGGATTCAGGGCGTTGTTACGCAACAGGGCGAGGGTAATATACGAGGCACCACAGTCAAGAAAGATGCTGAGGATAATCTCTATATTGGCAAAGCGATTTATACAACCTGTAATCTGGCAACACCCCACTTCCATATCAATGCCAGTAAACTAAAAGTTATTCATAATAAGCAGGTTGTAGCCGGCCCATTTAATCTGGTCATTAATCAGATTCCGTTACCTATTGGATTGCCCTTTGGTTTCTTTCCGTTTCCCAAACGTAAGGAAATTGGTGTATCCGGTATCATTGTTCCACAATACGGTGAAGAACCCAACGGACGGGGCTTCTATCTGCGCGATGGTGGGTATTACTGGGCGGTGAGTGAAAATCTCGGTCTGCAGTTTAAAGGACAAATATATTCCCGCGGTAGCTGGGGTCTAGGCGTTTCATCAGCTTATAACAAACGGTATCGGTATAGCGGAGGTGTCAATCTTCAGTTCAACCGAAACCGCTCCGGCGACCGTGTTGATACCACCCAAACGCCCCGTAATGACTTTTCATTTACCTGGTCGCACTCGCCGGTGCCACGCGGGCGGGGTAGTTTCTCGGCCAACGTCAACGTCAGCAGCAACAGTTATAATCAGTTTAACTCCTATAGCACCCAGTCCTATATTTCCAACGTAGCGGGCTCATCGGTGCAATACAGCCGAACGTTTGGGCAATACGTGCGGGCAGGCGCTAACGTGCGTGTGAACCAGCAGTTTGGGCAAGTGAATCAGGTAACGGGCGTTCGGGCAAATGGTAAGACCGATGTATCGTCGGATTTCAATATTGGAATTAACCAGATTTCGCCTTTTGCGCTCAAAGGTGGTACAGGGCGCTGGTACGAAAGCTTTCGGGTAGGGCTAGATCTTAGCGGATCTATTGCTGTGAGCAATACAATTAAGCAGCAGCTCGATACAACAGGCTTAGGCTTCCCGGTGGTTACCAATTTAACAACGATTAACTCAATTCAACGCTATCAGGACAGTATCAGACGTGCACAAAATCTTCGCCTGGGTATTGTTGAAACTGATCCTAATTTAATTGCCTTCAGTCTGGCGAATTCAAATCGAATCTGGCAAAACCGCGTGGTGCAGGCCCGGTATAGCATTCCCATTTCGCTACCAAACTTAAAGTTGTTGCGGTACATAAACCTGACTCCCGGCTTCTCGCTACAAGGGAATATTTATAGTAAAAAGCTACAACCCAATTTAATCTACAATGCCAGCCACGACTCAATAAAGATTGATACAGTACGCGGCTTTTATCCATCATATAATTTTTCGGTCAGCGCTAGCATGAATACCCGCTTCTATGGCACTTACTTTATTCGGGGTAAGCGTATTGAGGCTATTCGTCACACAGTTGCGCCTTCTATATCGTTCAACTATGTACCCGATTTTACTAACCCCTCCTTTGGGCAGTTTTTTGTGCTGGATGCCAAAGGATCACTTGCCAATTTACCTCTCTATCGACGGACAATTTCTGTATTCCGGGGTATCGACGGAAATAGCAGCAGTGGCGCATCAAGCACGCAGGCGGCTTTCATTTCGTTCGGGATTGTGAACCAACTTGAAATGAAGGTGCGTACCCGTAGTGACTCATCCGGGCAGGACTTCAAGAAAATTCCGATTTTTGATAACCTGAGTATCAATGGAAGCTATAACTTTCTGGCTCCTGACTATAAGCTGTCGCCACTTTCAGTCAGCGCCAACACGCAGATTTTCAAGAATATAAGCTTCAATTTTTCATCAACATTCGACCCCTACGCTTATCGGGCGTATGGCGGAACAGCGCAGTATTATTTCCCAACAACAGCCAGTACGCTAACACCCCTCGCCTACTCGCCTTCAATTCAGGCCTTAAATGCGGATCAACCTTATATCAATCAGCAGTATATCCGGGTACCTAATCTCTATGCATTTCAGGCTGGGCAGGGGCTGTTGCGGCTAACAAACTTACAGGCCTATGTTAGCGCACGATTTGCCCCTAAGCAGGCCGACAAAAAGAAGACCAGCCCGAATGCGTCCGATGCGACGATGAAGGCCATCAACAGTAATCCGGAATTGTATGTAGACTTCAACGTCCCCTGGTCGATGAACGTCAGCTATACGTTTGGTCTGACCAAATTAACGCCTGAGATTTCGCAGGTAGTGCAAGCGCTGACCCTCACAGGAGATCTAAGTCTGACACCCAAATGGAAAATAACCATTAATACGGGCTATGATTTCCAATTCAATAGCCCAACCCTAACAACCATCGGTATTAACCGCGACCTACACTGTTGGGAAATGGCCTTCAACTGGACGCCCTATTCTGGCAACAACTTCCGTTCAGGCAACTACTCCTTCGATTTGCGGGCACGGTCGTCTATTTTACAAGAGCTTAAGCTGAGTCGTCGCCGGAGCTTCTACGACCGTGGCGGATTTTAAGGCGACCCATTTTTCTTAAAAACTCTCACGCTAAAGAGTCTTTTTTGAAGAAAAAGTACCCTAATAAAATCAGCTAGTAAATCAAGAAAGTAAAAAACACTAACTTGCCTTCACAACGCTTTTTTCAGATCGACTCCGATGACTGAACGGGACAAACAACGCCTTGACGAACTAGAAGTAAAAACGGCTTATTTGCTGGCTCGGCAAGATGAGCAGGATGCTCGAATGAGCCAAATTATGGCTCGGCTAACCTACATTGAAGCCCGTCAGCATCGGCTTATGAAAGAGCTTGGTATTAAGCCCGAAAAAATTGATACCCCTCAAACCGCTCAGGATGATGCCAGGGCAATCAACCTGACGAGTATTCCTGAACAACGATTGAATTAATGAAAACTGACCTAATAAATATATGGGTCATGTTGTTCCGTCGTTATAGTCCGTATGAAATCTGCAGTATCACGCACACTTCTTGTCGTTGCGGTATTAATTGCCGTCAATTTACTATCGGCATTCGTATTTTTCCGACTCGATTTAACCCAGGAGAAACGCTACACGCTTTCAGAAGCCACACAGACGCTCCTAGCCAGCTTACCAGACGACATTCACGTCGATGTCTATTTAACAGGTGATTTACCGCCCGGCTTCAAACGGCTTGAAAATGCGGTTCGTGAGACGTTGGATGGGTTTCAAGCTGAAGCTGGTAAACGAGTCACCTATCGATTTATCAATCCAGATGCAGTTTCCACTCCTGACGAAAAAAATAAACTGATCGACAAACTACAACAGAAGGGCTTGTTGCCCACGAATCTGTATGCCAGCGAAGGGGGGAAACGCACGGAGAAATTAGTCTTTCCAGGCGCTATTATTTCCTATAAAGGCAAAGAGACGGCGGTTGAACTACTAAAAGGTAATAAAGCGGCCTCCCCCGAAGAGCAGTTAAATCAATCCTATGAAGGCGTTGAGTTTCAGCTGGCTTCGGCCATTCGAAAGCTGACACAGACTGAAGAAAATCGTAAGCGGATAGGCTTGTTGTACGGGCATACTCAGGTACCTCCCTCGCGCTTTGCCGATTTGCTGGCATCCGTTCAGCAGACTTACGACCTGTTTTTTATTGATATGAGCAAGCCGGGCCCTATTGCGGGTCTCGATCTGGTATTGGTACCGAAACCCGACAAGGCCTTTTCGGA
Coding sequences:
- a CDS encoding putative LPS assembly protein LptD — its product is MWFSRTRPICIKAALSLVCLFWTFNALGQAKPSTRKRTKPSVTTAPSSQTTPAAVPQESDLERELNQKYSAPNRLSPTPYNRNTVPTAIGNDTTRRQQAISSGDSVRFSPLKLIQVSELTPKGIQPVQVQWPMLLSNIVQPPTSLFINVDSSRVVLADSMQRESTQTIQATQLQPKRIKVTSTPLRPLSTALVHSPKPILIRPNPIRIAARDSVQKAPVAPIKKPAITQLAPKSIPSGKVQPGLVSPNIVRAESVVRQNQSKVNSTRQSQAKPTRPASLTAGKPAIPADSAQVASNDTVRTDSLQAPDAFKTTVNYQAKDSTIYAADGQTVELFGDASVIYGDISLKADYIRLNYLTNEVYAKGRYDSTAKKLIGRPVFQDGEGKYDAKEIRYNFQSRKGRIQGVVTQQGEGNIRGTTVKKDAEDNLYIGKAIYTTCNLATPHFHINASKLKVIHNKQVVAGPFNLVINQIPLPIGLPFGFFPFPKRKEIGVSGIIVPQYGEEPNGRGFYLRDGGYYWAVSENLGLQFKGQIYSRGSWGLGVSSAYNKRYRYSGGVNLQFNRNRSGDRVDTTQTPRNDFSFTWSHSPVPRGRGSFSANVNVSSNSYNQFNSYSTQSYISNVAGSSVQYSRTFGQYVRAGANVRVNQQFGQVNQVTGVRANGKTDVSSDFNIGINQISPFALKGGTGRWYESFRVGLDLSGSIAVSNTIKQQLDTTGLGFPVVTNLTTINSIQRYQDSIRRAQNLRLGIVETDPNLIAFSLANSNRIWQNRVVQARYSIPISLPNLKLLRYINLTPGFSLQGNIYSKKLQPNLIYNASHDSIKIDTVRGFYPSYNFSVSASMNTRFYGTYFIRGKRIEAIRHTVAPSISFNYVPDFTNPSFGQFFVLDAKGSLANLPLYRRTISVFRGIDGNSSSGASSTQAAFISFGIVNQLEMKVRTRSDSSGQDFKKIPIFDNLSINGSYNFLAPDYKLSPLSVSANTQIFKNISFNFSSTFDPYAYRAYGGTAQYYFPTTASTLTPLAYSPSIQALNADQPYINQQYIRVPNLYAFQAGQGLLRLTNLQAYVSARFAPKQADKKKTSPNASDATMKAINSNPELYVDFNVPWSMNVSYTFGLTKLTPEISQVVQALTLTGDLSLTPKWKITINTGYDFQFNSPTLTTIGINRDLHCWEMAFNWTPYSGNNFRSGNYSFDLRARSSILQELKLSRRRSFYDRGGF
- a CDS encoding N-acetylmuramoyl-L-alanine amidase, with product MTTLVLAVVPLLALTTPNLLLSDLTQDTVRRGGSQDTETTAPAENAPNQLRTIVLDAGHGGKDPGTHGRYAKEKTINLELILQLGRKIKENHPNVRVIYTRSSDHFVDLYERGAIANRNRADLFISIHCNASPSSSRVYGTETYTLGLHRTQSNLDVARRENAVILQEKNYEQTYKGFNPNSPLATIMLANYQHAFIASSISFAEKLERSFRSNANRKSNGVKQAGFIVLWKTTMPSVLIESGYLTNREEEDYLRSEEGQDEMTDAIYKAFERYKQEIEAGG